In Propionispora hippei DSM 15287, the genomic window CAGACCAATAGGGATAGCTAGGCAGGTGATAAAAAAATGCAGCAATATACTTGGTTTACAACCCGATGGTCTACCTGGATGATTCTGGCCATATTTTCTTTTTGCGTTTTTTTCTACGGTTTTACTATACCGGTACCTGCTACGAGTGGTGAAAATGTCATCATTGAGGTTAAACAGGGGATGACATCCGACCAAATTGCCCGGATGCTTTATAACCGGGGGTTAATTAGCAGTCCGGGGATGTTTCAGCTAGTAGCAAAATGGAAGGGATTGGGCAGCTCTTTGCAAGCCGGTGAATATGCCATTCAGCGCGGCGCAACTGTAACCCGCATTGTTGATATGATGGCTAAAGGTGAGACCAATTATCTGCAATTGACAATTCCCGAAGGATATACGGTCAATCAGATTGCTAAGCTAATAGAAAATAAGCACATCGGCAGTGGCGCAAAATTTAAGGAACTGGCAAGAAAGGTTCCATCTGATTATGATTATATGAATGGTACGTCCTCTTCCGTCGTGTATGCTGTCGAGGGATTTTTATTTCCTGATACGTATAAGCTTTCCAAAGGAATAACGGAAGAAGAGTTAATTGCCATGTTAACCAGGCAATTTGATGAAAAGTTTACACCCGAGATGCGAGCACAAGCAACAGCAATGGGGTTATCAACTCGTGAGGTTATTATTTTAGCATCATTAGTGGAAAAAGAAGCCCAAGTGGAAGCGGACCGTCCGGTTATTGCCGGTGTTTTTCTAAACAGATTGAAACAGGATATGCCTTTGCAGTCTTGTGCTACCATTCAGTATATTTTGGGGTATCCTAAAGAAGAACTATCCGTAGAGGATACGGAAATAGCTTCGCCATTTAATACCTATTTGCATAGGGGACTGCCACCGGGTCCGATTGCTAATCCGGGTATTGCCTCGATTCGTGCGGTGCTGCATCCGACCGTGACAGATTACTTGTATTTTGTGGCCGACAAGCAGGGGGCGCATCATTTCAGCCGGACCTATGAGGAACACTTGGCAGAAATTGAAAAGGTACGCAATTAGCATGAATAGCATTGACGATAAAGTTTTGGAACTACTGCAGGAAATGCGGGCATATGCAACGGAACGAAAAATACCAATTATTTCCCCAGCTGGCGGCGAACTTTTATCCCGGACAGTTGCCAACCGTGAGCCGTATTCTATTTTGGAAATCGGGTCGGCTATCGGTTATTCAACTTTGCTTATGGCAAGTCAGGCAGCGCCAAATATTTCAATTGTCTCTATTGAAATAGATCCGGGCAGACTGTTTGTGGCGAGGCATTATTTTGAGCGGGTCGGCTTGTTGGACCGTGTTCAGTTTCTTGAGGGGGATGCGGCACAAATATTGCCTAACCTTACCGGAAAATTTGATTTTGTTTTTATTGATGCTGCCAA contains:
- the mltG gene encoding endolytic transglycosylase MltG, with product MQQYTWFTTRWSTWMILAIFSFCVFFYGFTIPVPATSGENVIIEVKQGMTSDQIARMLYNRGLISSPGMFQLVAKWKGLGSSLQAGEYAIQRGATVTRIVDMMAKGETNYLQLTIPEGYTVNQIAKLIENKHIGSGAKFKELARKVPSDYDYMNGTSSSVVYAVEGFLFPDTYKLSKGITEEELIAMLTRQFDEKFTPEMRAQATAMGLSTREVIILASLVEKEAQVEADRPVIAGVFLNRLKQDMPLQSCATIQYILGYPKEELSVEDTEIASPFNTYLHRGLPPGPIANPGIASIRAVLHPTVTDYLYFVADKQGAHHFSRTYEEHLAEIEKVRN
- a CDS encoding O-methyltransferase; amino-acid sequence: MNSIDDKVLELLQEMRAYATERKIPIISPAGGELLSRTVANREPYSILEIGSAIGYSTLLMASQAAPNISIVSIEIDPGRLFVARHYFERVGLLDRVQFLEGDAAQILPNLTGKFDFVFIDAAKGQYLDYLLKITDKLAPAATIVSDNVLFRGLVLSEEQPPRRYKTIVKRLREYLQFITGNPHFSTTIHAEGDGLAISYYQRGESY